CACTACTGCTTTGGAAAAAACCCAAGTCCAACTGGTACAGCAAGAAAAACTATCAACGCTGGGAGAGTTAATCGCTGGGATTGCTCATGAAATGAACAATCCCATTAGCTTTATTACCAGCAATATTCCGCCTCTAAAGGAATATATTGCAGGAGTGACCCAGCTGCTTTTACTGTATCAACAAGAGTATCCTAGCCCGACAGATAAAATTACTGCTGCTGTGAAGAACTTGGATCTGGAGTTCGTTCTCGAAGATATGCCAAAAATTTTGAACTCACTTCAGTTAGGAGCTAGTCGGATTCAGCATCTTTCTAATTCACTCCGAACTTTCTCTCGCTCGGATAGTGATACCAAAATACCTATGGATTTGCACCAAGGGCTGGATAGTACACTAATGATTTTACAGCACCGTCTTAAGGCTAATGGCGATCGCCCATCTATTAAAGTTATTAGGAATTATGGAACATTACCACAGGTATATTGCTTTGCTGGGGAGATGAATCAAGTATTTATGAACATTCTGGCAAATGCAATTGATGCTCTTGATGAAGCCATAATGCAAGGTAAAATCAGCAATCAAATTCCTCAGATTCAGATTGCAACAGAGGTAGATTCTGAACAATTGGTTGTAATTCGGATTGCTGACAATGGGATCGGTGTTCCTGAACGAGTTAAACAACGGCTGTTT
This region of Nostoc sp. UHCC 0302 genomic DNA includes:
- a CDS encoding hybrid sensor histidine kinase/response regulator, with the translated sequence MSKTLDTGFILIVDDNPTNLSLLCEALNSEKFRFRVAVDGESAIAQAERNQPELILLDIQMPGIDGFETCRRLKANPVTQNIPIIFTTALADTESKTKGFSLGAVDYIPKPFAQEEVIARVRVHLQLKRLTNSLEQQVSDRTTALEKTQVQLVQQEKLSTLGELIAGIAHEMNNPISFITSNIPPLKEYIAGVTQLLLLYQQEYPSPTDKITAAVKNLDLEFVLEDMPKILNSLQLGASRIQHLSNSLRTFSRSDSDTKIPMDLHQGLDSTLMILQHRLKANGDRPSIKVIRNYGTLPQVYCFAGEMNQVFMNILANAIDALDEAIMQGKISNQIPQIQIATEVDSEQLVVIRIADNGIGVPERVKQRLFEPLFTTKTVGKGTGLGLSIAHQIIVEKHNGTLGVNSLLGTGTEFTIRIPNIKHDF